The sequence below is a genomic window from Silene latifolia isolate original U9 population chromosome 7, ASM4854445v1, whole genome shotgun sequence.
gccaaaatttgataccgtcgtttagtatcaaaaataatatttataacctaaatactactaacaggagctagtggcagtcagggtcgaaccacagagaggcagatgtaattattagttgtctaaacttactcctaaagtaacagtgtgtgggggtttgctttgatttgagctatagctaaaggcaatgaaatataaattaaactaaagaaatgtattaaatcaaatataaagaagggtgaTAACATAGGTAGCAccgaaatgaaaaatgaaaaacccTAGAGAAGAGTCGTCTTCTACCTTCGACTAGGGCATACTTTTTTCCACTTATTCTTTGCATATGGCACGTAATTATTccttaaaaacaaaacaaaaacattcTAGTAGGTTTATAACAATGCAATCAAGAGGCAGGAGTAGTGGTTATCAAGGGAACAAACTGAAGAAAGGCCCATCTGAGGAGGACGTTGTAAGGACCAAATCCATGCAGGAAGTCAATGGCATCCCTAGATTGCCATTCCATGATGAAGATGGGATTGAAAATGAGAACTTATGGATTACTAAACGTAAGAAAAAAGGGAAACATGTGGATGAGGATGAGTTTAATGGAGAACTCATTCAGTTTTCAGCAGAGGACACTAAGGAGGAAGTTGAGTATTGGAATCAGGCCGTATACTGTTTTGTATTGGGAGCAAATCCTCCTTGGAATGTGCTTCATGGATATATACATAGAATATGGGCGAAATATGGTATAGACAAAGTTTCTTTCCTCCCTAATGGTGTTTTCTTAGTCAGGTTCAAGACAAACAAGGATAAGGATGCTGTTTTGCAGGCAGGTTATCATATGTTTGACAATAAACCTTTAATTGTTAGATCTTGGACAGAGGAATCAGAGATTACAAAGGAGGAGGTGAAAGTAGTCCCTGCTTGGATCAGAATCTGTGACTTGCCTCTACGATTCTGGGGTAAATGCCTCCCTAGAATAGCAGGACTTGTAGGGAAATTTGTGAAAGCAGACCAGGCAACAGCAGAGAAGACGAGATTGGGATTTGCCAGAGTAATGATTGAACTTAATGTGGGTGCTAAGTTTCCCAAGGTTGTGAAATTTCTTGATGAGAAAGGGTCAGTGATCACTCTGGACATCGAGTATGAATGGAAACCAATCATTTGTGATAAATGTAAAGGAATTGGGCATGATGGTGGACACTGTAAGAAAATTGAGCAAGGAGCCAAGAAGAAACCTGTAGCACAAAAAATTTGGAAACCAGTTATCAAAATTGCAGAGACCAGTACTGTCACAGTGACTAATACACAGACAGAAGCTGATGCACAGTTGGATAAACTAGGAACAAAACAAGGCCAGGAATTAACAGAAACACCTGTAGTTGAACTCATTACTCCTATTAAACAGAAAGATCAGGAGAATCAGCAGGTGATGGATACTGAATGTACACCCCCACAAAGTTCAAATGGAATGAATTATTTGAAGGCATTAGGTGGCTCAGTAACCCCAAAAGTTGGGATTGGAATAGGTAACCCTGATCCAAAGCCTACTCATGAATAATATaggtttttggaatgttaggggtctcAATAGTGTACATAAACAGAAAGAGGTTAAGTGGTTTATTTTTAATAAAGGGATAGGTCTTTTTGGCCTTCTGGAAACcaaaataaatgtaaataatgTCTTCAACATAGCATCTCATATGTTGGATGGCTGGAGTGTTACTACAAATAGTTGGGATCATAAAGGTGGGAGAGTGTGGATTTAGTGGCAACCAGGATTGTTTGATGTGCAGATCTTGCAGTATGATGTACAATTTATCCACACAAAGGTTCAGTCCAGGATTACTCAGAAGAGTTTTTACCTTACTATGATTTATGCCTTCAATGAAGGGAATGATAGGGTACATCTGTGGACTAAACTGGAAGAATTTGCACAACAGTGTCATGGACCATGGGCCTTAGCTGGTGATTTTAATACAGTGTTATGCCCTGATGAGAGATTGGGAGGGAATACTAAAGAAGCTGACATGGATGATTTCATTAGATGTATGGAAATTTGTGGTATGACTGATATTGCAGCTACAGGGGCCTTATACACATGGAATAATAAACAGGAAGCTAATACCAGAATCTACAGTAGGTTAGATAGATTTCTCATTAATCAAGAATGGATGAACTGGTTTCCTGATATGGTTGCCCACTTTTACCCTGAAGGCATATTTGATCATTGCCCATGTGTTGTCAGTAACTGTAAGACTGGTTCTCCTCAACATGCCAGTTTTaagtacttcaatatgtggggtcAGGCTCCCAATTTTTTGGATAGGGTGAAGGAGGAATGGACAAGGAGTTATGAAAGTCATAAAATGTTTGCTATTGTGAAAAAATTGAAGGCTCTAAAACCTGTTCTCAAAGGACTCAATTCAGAATGTTATTCTGATATTGAGAATAGAACTGTCAAGGCAGTTCAAGGATTGGATAAAATTCAGCAGCAGCTTGCCCAAGATCCTGCTAACTCTGAGCTGGTGTCTCAGGAAATAACATTGCTTGCTGAAGTTCGAAGCCTCACTGCTAAGCAGCAAGGGATAGCTTTCTGAAACAAAAAGCAAAAATACAGTGGATTGAGAATGGAGATCAAAACACTACACTGTTTCATGGAGCTATTAAGAAGAGATATATGGCTAACAAGGTGATCCAAATTAAAGACCAGAATGGCCAGCTCTGTCAGGATAGCCAGAGCATTCAGACAGCTTTTTTGGATTATTATATGAACTTGTTAGGCAGTACTAAACAGACTGAGAAGGTAAGGATTGATATCTTGAACACAGGGAAGCTATGCACCCAGGAGCATTGGAGCATTCTCAATAAGCCTGTCAGTAATGAGGAGATTAAACAAGCATTCTTTACAACTCCTATTGACAAATCACCAGGACCTGATGGGTACACCAGTGGCTTCTTCAAGGATGCTTGGGAGATTGTGGGTATGGATATTTGTAGTGCTATCAAAGAGTTCTTTACCACTGGACAGCTGTTAAATCAGCTAAATGCTACAAACATTACCTTGATACCCAAATGTGAAAGACCTACTTCAGTTAAGCACTTTAGGCTAATTGCATGCTGCAACATGATTTACAAGATAATATCAAAATTACTTTGTAATAGGCTATCCCTTATTCTACCTGAGATTATTCATGAGAACCAAGGAGCTTTTATCAGAGGAAGGTCTATACTTGAGAATGTGCTTATTTGCCAGGATATTGTCAAAATGTACAATAGGAAGAGTGCTTCTCCAAGATGTCTTTTCAAGATCGATTTGCAGAAGGCCTATGACTCTGTGGAATGGGACTTTGTGGAACAGATGTTgctgggtttaaactttcctgaACTCTTTACTCAGCAGATTATGACCTGCATTAGGACCACCACTTTTACCCTAGCACTTAATGGAAATCACTTTGGCTATTTCCAAGGAAAGAGAGGACTTAGGCAAGGGGATCCCATCTCCCCCTTACTCTTCACAATCTGTATGGAGTATTTAACAAGAACAATCAAATATGCCACAGAAAGATGGGACTTTTAGTATCATCCCCTTTGCAAAGATTTACAACTGACACacctgatgtttgcagatgatctgcTGATGTTCTGCAAAGGGACAGCTCAGTCAATTATGCTACTTGTCCGAGCTTTCTCCACTTTTTCAAAAGCATCTGGATTGATTATGAATAATGGTAAGTCTAAGGTTTTTTTAAATGGCATGGCAACTGAACTGAAGGATGATATCAGGCAGGCTACTGGTTTTATAGAAGGACAAATGCCATTCAGGTATCTGGGATTTCCTATTCAACCAGGGAGAATTTCAAAAAGAGAGTGCAATATCTTAACTGAGAAGATACTGAATAGAATTAGGAGTCTAGGAGCCAGGAAATTGTCTTATGCTGGCAGACTGACCCTAATCAATTCAGTGTTGAACACCTTGTACAACTACTGGGCAAATATTTTTATTCTCCCCAAAGGTGTGataagaagaattgaagctgTGTGTAGGAATTTTTTCTGGGATGGATGTGCTGAATACCATAGAGTGCCTCTTGTCAAATGGGACACTATCACTCTCCCAAAAAATGAAGGAGGACTAGGGGTGAAAAATGCTGCAATCTGGAATACTGCTACAGTGGCTAAGCGTGTGGATTGGCTCTATTGTAAAGCTGATAGATTGTGGATTAAATGGGTGAATCAAATTTATCTAAAGCAGCAAGACTGGCATGACTATGAACCTACAGCTGATGTTACTTGGACTTGGAAAAATATTTGTAAAGTTAAAGAACTCATGAAGCCTACTTATGCAGATGGACAATGGATGCCTGATACTCGGGGATATACTGTCAGTAGGGGGTATGACTGGTTGAGACTTCACCAAGCTAAACCAATCTGGTTTGAGACTGTATGGTCCAACTGGAATACTCCTAAACACTCACTGATTTCATGGCTTATAAAGAATAACGGGATAAATACAAGAGAGAAGCTTTCAGGATTGGATGTAGCAATTCTGATAAATGCTGTCTGTGAAGCTGCACCTGAGACTCAGGAACACTTGTTCTTTGAGTGTGGGTATAGTAAGCTTATAATGAACCAGATAAGGGATTGGAGCAAGCTACAACTATCAGTGACAGGAGATATACGGACTGCAGGATCAACAACACAACAAGGTGTATATGCTCTTGTGCTGACTGCTAGCTACTATCATGTGTGGGGGCAGAGAAACAATGCAAGGATTAATGCTGTGCTTGTGAGTCCAAAAAGAGTTGTGAAAATGATTAAAGACAGTGTGAGACATAGGATCAAGGTCAAACGAAATGATCAAATGTCAAGTATTGACAGGAATTGGCTGTGTACTCTAGAAAATTGAGTTGTACGGTTTTGATCCTCCTGGGAATCGAACCTAAAGTCTTGTCTATCATTCTTGTAATTATCATTTATTTTTGATATATATTATACATCTCAcattttacccaaaaaaaaaatataaagaagggtactaggatggtcggttcactatagtttcggcggcagcatactaagtaggtctaaatcaaacacgtgaggcgggaaaataagaggtcctctcggtccactcttaacaagtagcatctttcgatctcgctacgggtccctaatatcactagtactgactctcgtcctgaaaagtgactaataatctaaactttacctatctttcgatctcagcatagtttagtcattttaattggtggtctaacaacttcccctatctttcgatctaatgggtcagtcaaaacctaaacattcaactagtcgcgtgcactcgattcgtcaaacataacaattaaaacaattaaaacgaagcaatctcagcgtggccagtcgatcgaccagggaacccagtcgatcgaccggcgcgCGATTTAGGTCGTACAAATTTTAATGCCGCTTATCCTACATAtttcctacatcctagcacaatggaattagctactcatactaggaatgataacaacaataagattgagTAATAAAcctactgaattcatgctcgaaacgattaaacaaataaataacataaaaccaTAACATTGGCtttggaaactaactagcaatttctatactacagATGATAATAAGGcaatgaaactgaataagagcagagggaataccgaaattgcagagaagGAATCAAGAACCGAATGAAGGTAAATTGTATAGAATACCGAACAAActtaaccctaattatttccctatgTTTTTGATAAAAGACTTAATGATTAATGCCTAaagtcagttacgttatatagaaatatacgtaacacttatttctaaaacctaaatacaatgggctttggaattctcgatctttttattCATGTCTGAGacacggtctggtcgatcgaccaggggagccagtcaatcgaccaacctatgctgaacagtagcttctgatctacgtgccttggtcgatcgaccgctgtaGCTGGTACTtcgcttctaacttctcgtggatttgtctttcgggcctcgaaatgtgcaccaagctcgttccttgggtaaacacttcacgtcaaatgcaatgcgaggtactcggggacggatttagctcaaaatctactcatttccgcataaatctgcaatattacataaaaatacgaaagtagacgaaatggggcaaataatagccttaaaccacataaatgagctctgaaatacgtgtgaaatagggtgtaaaacatcatataaatgacacgcatcactcaATTCTGTGCATATAAATATCAGGACCGATGCCCTTAATgccatccaatgaataacccatggccttcttgtttttctttagaacagctaacaaagcggtcagctgatcataatccaatttagcactaacgatgactggatattgctctgtatcgtctaaaaatgcatatttaagatgagaaggaagaggcttactcTCAGGTACATTTACCTCTATGGCGCAAAGAGTATttatcatttgttccactctctctccCTCAGCggcggtgagttcacgctcatctaatgcagcttcaagcaaatccaaaaCAGCATCATTGTTCTCTGGGTTAtatgcacactcatctaaaagcatcaaagattctagtggatcctttataaaggaatccgaccagagctcataaacagactcgtcaacaatatcaactgaataacaagtatcctctatcattgggcgagcAAGTGTACCAGGTAAACTAAAAGTGATTGCatcatcccccactgcaagagttaaacgcccttgtttgacattgATAATCGCCCCAGCTGtgcataagaatggtcttcctaatataattggggtccgggtatcctcagctatgtctaaaccaatgaaatccactggtataaagaacttgtcTACTTTAACAGGCACATCTtctaagatacccaagggtcgtctaacagatctatcagccatctataaagtgatattagtcattttaaggtgacccatattaagtttccTGCAGACAGAaaaaggcatgacactgacactgactcctaaatcacagagagccttatctatAACTTCGTTTCCTATGGTAcatgtaatagagaaactacccggatgTCATTTTTGGCGGAGCTTTATTaagaagtaaattactagactcttccataaaagcaactgtctcgaattcactaagctctctcttacgcgtcaaaatatctttcgtaaattttgcgtaagtaggtacctgggtaataagttagGTAAAGGGGACGGTTACTTGAAGGTTCTTGACcacgtccacgaacttaccgtactgtcgctcgaccttagcatctttcagGCGTCCCTGATAAGGAACTCTGGTAGCAATAAGCGGGTTTGTgaccttctctttacctttgtcaGAACGTGACATCTCCGCAACAGGGGAAgacgacacggtagcggaattaggctTTGAAACAGAACTTCCGCTGGCacaagcattcgatcgagtattgtttccactcgatcgaacaatttcttcaggaaaagtgctcgatcgatgaATTCATACCTCTAGATCGAGTTCATCAAATTTATAACATTTCGATCGAGGgcctgaatcactcgatcgaacattgtTGTTGGGAAAATTACTCAATCGAGAAGAATAACCTCCTTGATCGAATTCCACAGTTTAAGcttctctcgatcgaacagtagGAGTATACGATCGAGTACCTTCGGAggatatatcactcgatcgagaagaggtaTCATTCGATCGAGGCACTTGACGATGCTCAGCAGGGATATTGTTACTTGACTCCTCCAAAACAATTTCCGGGATCTCATCAGCAGTTATATCATCATCTTCCGGCATTTTCGGTCCAGCGTAAGTAAGACCGCTTCGGAGATTTATGGCATTGATTGGGTCACATTGAGGTGGGTGATTCACCTGACTTTGCGCAGATGTAAGGCGCGCAACTTGGTCTTGTAGCTCTTCTATAGCGTTGTCGTCTTTGTCAGTCTTCATTTCAAGCTGAAGTGTTAAATTCAACACCAAGGACTTTAACTCTACAAGTTCTCCAATTGTAGAGGGTGAATCAACTTGTTGTAGCATTGGTTTAGAAGGACTAGAGGCACTTGTCATGGTCAAGTCTTCATATAGTTTAGAGAACGGCACTCCTTGCTTGATTTATCGATAAGCACGGGCCCGCTCCACATCCGCCATATAAGTAATAGGGTCGTGTCCCTCtgtaccgcatctaccacaaattACCTCTTGCTCAGTTAGGCATAAACTTGTTCATGCACAGCTGAAGTTTGTAAGATCTCCGAATTGTCTAGCCTTCCACTGGAACTTTCCACTCCAGCTACCAAAGACTCAGCTACTTGCCTACCTCCtctgggatttccatattcagctacgtgaatggccatttcttcaataaggtgCCATCCTTTATAATCTTCAAAATTTTTCTGGAACCTCCCTTTTGCCGCGTTGTCTAATATGGCTCTCTGGTCAGGATATAaaccattgtagaattgggtacatatGAACCAACGTTTGAAGCcctgatgaggcacagaacgaaTAAGTTttttgaacctagtccaagctccattcaaatcttcagtaggcaATTGTTCGAATGCAGTTATTTGgcctctcaacgcattagtgcgatGTGGTGGGAAGTACCGTCTGTAGAAGGCtaaagcaagggaactccagtcagtaacaccggcagcttccctgtccaaatctctcaaccattcccgggtgtcatcagtcaaagaaaagggAAAACAACTCCCTTAAGTCTGTCCTGTGTCACTCCAGCAGCTAACAGAATGGTGGAACAGTACTCTATAAATAGCTCTATATTCTTACATAGATCTTCACCAGGTAATCccttgaagagatttctctcaactaACTGTATATAAGATGGATGAATTCCAAAGGTCCCTGCATCTGTAGTCGGAAGCAAGAAACCTTTAGGCAAAGAATCCGCcgtaggttctgagtgactgACGATATTCGGTATAATGGCAAACAGTGTCTACAGAAGGgcaggtatgacaatgttctcttctagaatAGATTTCCTACAACACTAATACAGCGctagaa
It includes:
- the LOC141590344 gene encoding uncharacterized protein LOC141590344, which encodes MQSRGRSSGYQGNKLKKGPSEEDVVRTKSMQEVNGIPRLPFHDEDGIENENLWITKRKKKGKHVDEDEFNGELIQFSAEDTKEEVEYWNQAVYCFVLGANPPWNVLHGYIHRIWAKYGIDKVSFLPNGVFLVRFKTNKDKDAVLQAGYHMFDNKPLIVRSWTEESEITKEEVKVVPAWIRICDLPLRFWGKCLPRIAGLVGKFVKADQATAEKTRLGFARVMIELNVGAKFPKVVKFLDEKGSVITLDIEYEWKPIICDKCKGIGHDGGHCKKIEQGAKKKPVAQKIWKPVIKIAETSTVTVTNTQTEADAQLDKLGTKQGQELTETPVVELITPIKQKDQENQQVMDTECTPPQSSNGMNYLKALGGSILQYDVQFIHTKVQSRITQKSFYLTMIYAFNEGNDRVHLWTKLEEFAQQCHGPWALAGDFNTVLCPDERLGGNTKEADMDDFIRCMEICGMTDIAATGALYTWNNKQEANTRIYSRLDRFLINQEWMNWFPDMVAHFYPEGIFDHCPCVVSNCKTGSPQHASFKYFNMWGQAPNFLDRVKEEWTRSYESHKMFAIVKKLKALKPVLKGLNSECYSDIENRTVKAVQGLDKIQQQLAQDPANSELVSQEITLLAEVRSLTAKQQGIAF